Proteins found in one Rhodovulum sp. MB263 genomic segment:
- the rplM gene encoding 50S ribosomal protein L13, which yields MKTFTATPADIEKKWIVIDAEGVVLGRLASIIAMRLRGKHKPSFTPHMDMGDNVIVINADKVQMTGKKRSDKKYYWHTGHPGGIKHRTAAQILEGAHPERVVTAAVKRMLPGNRLSRQQMTNLRVYAGAEHPHEAQNPEVLDVKSMNSKNTRSA from the coding sequence ATGAAAACCTTTACCGCTACCCCGGCGGATATCGAGAAGAAATGGATCGTGATCGACGCCGAGGGCGTCGTTCTCGGCCGTCTCGCCTCGATCATCGCCATGCGTCTGCGCGGCAAGCACAAGCCGTCCTTCACGCCTCACATGGACATGGGCGACAACGTGATCGTCATCAACGCCGACAAGGTGCAGATGACGGGCAAGAAGCGCAGCGACAAGAAATACTACTGGCATACCGGCCATCCGGGCGGCATCAAGCACCGCACTGCCGCGCAGATCCTCGAAGGCGCCCATCCCGAGCGCGTCGTGACGGCTGCGGTCAAGCGCATGCTGCCGGGCAATCGCCTGAGCCGCCAGCAGATGACCAATCTGCGCGTCTATGCCGGGGCCGAGCATCCCCACGAGGCCCAGAATCCCGAAGTGCTGGACGTCAAGTCCATGAACTCGAAGAACACCCGGAGCGCGTGA
- a CDS encoding ABC transporter permease — MERLSWTGGLGPWLVPVLGAALIALALAALAHPLALLAAGRGGGAGPEAARTGPGIAVRVTGGLLRLSLRAVAAVLVAFLIGGILASPEAKGILGRIATRLWPVWLSLGASFALIALFRRRLGLLGHLLANPAGAVGLGLVVFWVFVALFAGQIAPFDPVTDVIAGMKNKPPGTPLPGSDGTAYGYYLLGGDALARDVFSRAVSGARVVLAIAPAATVFAFMVGITLGLPAGYLGGRLDAGLTFLANLVLAFPVILLFFLLVTPEIVAMGVPRYMAGVLFLFPLIFLTILWNARFRTRPRLCAGLIAATLALGGWLYAGLAWSADPLGILALPPGALIVFVSVVFVNAPSVFRIMRGLTLDLRARDYVAAAQTRGEGAWYIMLWEILPNARGPLLVDFCLRIGYTTILLGTLGFFGLGLPPESPDWGTSINAGRGLLQFVPFPPLVPAIAIMSLVLGLNLLADGLREESLKE; from the coding sequence ATGGAGCGGCTGAGCTGGACCGGTGGCCTCGGCCCCTGGCTGGTTCCCGTACTCGGGGCCGCACTGATTGCCCTGGCACTGGCGGCGCTGGCCCATCCGCTGGCGCTGCTGGCCGCGGGCCGAGGCGGCGGCGCCGGGCCGGAGGCCGCGCGAACCGGGCCGGGCATCGCGGTGCGGGTGACGGGCGGGCTCTTGCGGCTGTCGCTCCGGGCGGTTGCGGCGGTGCTCGTGGCATTCCTGATCGGAGGGATCCTGGCGTCGCCCGAGGCGAAGGGCATCCTGGGGCGGATCGCGACCCGGCTCTGGCCGGTCTGGCTGTCGCTGGGGGCGAGCTTCGCGCTGATCGCCCTGTTTCGGCGACGGCTCGGGCTGCTCGGCCACCTGCTGGCAAATCCCGCCGGTGCCGTCGGGCTCGGGCTGGTGGTGTTCTGGGTCTTCGTCGCGCTTTTCGCCGGTCAGATCGCGCCCTTCGACCCGGTCACCGACGTGATCGCGGGCATGAAGAACAAGCCCCCCGGCACCCCCCTGCCCGGTTCTGACGGCACGGCCTATGGCTATTATCTTCTCGGCGGCGACGCGCTTGCGCGCGATGTCTTCTCGCGCGCGGTGAGCGGCGCGCGGGTGGTGCTGGCGATTGCGCCCGCCGCGACCGTCTTCGCCTTCATGGTGGGGATCACGCTCGGGCTACCAGCCGGCTATCTCGGCGGACGCCTGGATGCGGGCCTCACCTTTCTTGCCAATCTGGTACTGGCCTTCCCGGTGATCCTGCTCTTCTTCCTGCTGGTGACGCCCGAGATCGTGGCGATGGGCGTGCCCCGCTACATGGCGGGGGTGCTGTTCCTGTTCCCGCTGATCTTCCTGACGATCCTGTGGAATGCGCGCTTCCGGACCCGGCCGCGCCTTTGCGCCGGGCTGATCGCGGCGACGCTGGCGCTGGGCGGCTGGCTTTATGCCGGACTCGCCTGGAGCGCCGATCCGCTGGGGATCCTCGCCTTGCCCCCGGGGGCGCTGATCGTCTTCGTCTCGGTGGTCTTCGTCAATGCGCCGTCGGTGTTCCGGATCATGCGCGGCCTGACGCTCGATCTGCGCGCCCGCGATTACGTGGCCGCCGCGCAAACCCGTGGCGAGGGGGCGTGGTACATCATGCTGTGGGAGATCCTGCCCAATGCGCGCGGGCCGCTCCTTGTCGATTTCTGCCTCCGGATCGGCTACACCACCATCCTGCTCGGCACGCTCGGCTTCTTCGGTCTCGGCCTGCCCCCCGAGAGCCCCGACTGGGGCACCTCGATCAATGCCGGCCGGGGTCTTCTGCAATTCGTGCCATTTCCACCCCTGGTGCCCGCCATCGCGATCATGAGCCTGGTTCTGGGCCTGAACCTGCTTGCGGACGGGCTCCGCGAGGAAAGCCTGAAGGAATGA
- the speE gene encoding polyamine aminopropyltransferase, with the protein MTDTLIPGWTLERLHNGYGQALEETELLYDSRTEHQRLRVFENPSFGRVMTLDGVVQVTEADNFIYHEMLTHVPILAHGAARRVLIVGGGDGGMAREVLRHPAVEEVTMVEIDAGVVEFCKTYLPGISQGAFDDPRLKLVIDDGAAFMRNTQQKYDVIVVDSTDPIGPGEVLFTDSFYGHAKRALTEGGILVTQNGVPFVQGAELTNSMRAFKALFADWGCYLATVPTYAGGPMAFGWGTDGPGRAVSLAELEARAAAAGISTEYYTPEVHKAAFALPGYVRRLMP; encoded by the coding sequence ATGACAGACACCCTGATTCCGGGCTGGACCCTCGAACGCCTGCACAATGGCTATGGCCAGGCGCTGGAAGAGACCGAGCTGCTCTATGACAGCCGGACCGAACACCAGCGGCTGAGGGTCTTCGAAAATCCGAGCTTCGGTCGGGTGATGACGCTGGACGGCGTGGTGCAGGTGACCGAGGCCGACAATTTCATCTATCACGAGATGCTGACCCATGTGCCGATCCTCGCACATGGTGCGGCCAGGCGGGTTCTGATCGTCGGCGGCGGCGATGGCGGGATGGCGCGCGAGGTGTTGCGCCATCCCGCAGTCGAGGAGGTCACCATGGTCGAGATCGACGCCGGCGTGGTCGAGTTCTGCAAGACCTACCTGCCCGGCATCAGCCAAGGCGCCTTCGACGATCCGCGACTGAAGCTCGTGATCGATGACGGCGCCGCCTTCATGCGCAATACCCAGCAGAAATACGACGTGATCGTGGTCGATTCCACCGATCCGATCGGACCGGGCGAGGTGCTGTTCACCGACAGTTTCTACGGCCATGCCAAGCGCGCGCTGACCGAGGGGGGCATCCTGGTGACGCAGAACGGAGTGCCTTTCGTCCAGGGCGCCGAGCTGACCAATTCGATGCGTGCCTTCAAGGCGCTCTTTGCCGACTGGGGATGCTACCTCGCGACGGTGCCGACCTATGCCGGCGGCCCGATGGCCTTCGGCTGGGGCACCGACGGTCCGGGCCGCGCGGTGTCGCTGGCCGAGCTCGAGGCCCGGGCGGCGGCGGCCGGGATTTCGACCGAGTATTATACCCCCGAGGTCCACAAGGCCGCCTTCGCGCTTCCGGGCTATGTCCGCCGCCTGATGCCCTGA
- a CDS encoding dipeptide ABC transporter ATP-binding protein: MTEPLLVIDRLSIGFSSRKGDIPAVEAFSLSIRAGEAVGLVGESGCGKSTVALGILRDLGPSGRITGGTIRFRGRDLGQLPANELRRIRGNEIAMVYQEPMASLNPAMRIGRQLMEVPMVHAGASRAEARALAEAMVADVGLPDPARILNAYPHQLSGGQQQRIVIAMALMSRPALLILDEPTTALDVTVEAAIIDLIRGLGRKYGTALLFISHNLGLICEVCDRICVMYSGEAVEHGPVRSVFERMRHPYSQALFRAIPRPGTDKTSERLETIPGRFLMPQDRPRGCNFAPRCAHAIPGLCDATEISMRPVPDATGLPGGHEARCLRFEEIDWQSRASAPANPPQGEIGPPVLTVTDLRKYYEISSGGLFGRRRPALIRANERLSFEARTAETLAIVGESGCGKSTLARVLLGLETATGGQVRLHGRDLQNTPVQKRGARTVADLQMVFQNPFDTLNPAQRVGHQILRALEVFGIGKTRRARRARMFELLELVGLPRDFAERLPRQLSGGQKQRVGIARAFAGNARIVVADEPVSALDVSVQAAVADLLMEIQRSQRTTLIFISHDLSIVRYLADRVMVMYLGHVVEIGLAAQVFAPPYHPYTEALLSAVPVADTRIEKTRILLEGELPSALNPPPGCPFQTRCRWAHRVPDDLCKRNLPPMVERAAGHSILCHLPPETLDEMEPVFRTAPE, from the coding sequence ATGACCGAGCCGCTCCTTGTCATCGACCGGTTGTCCATCGGCTTTTCCTCGCGCAAGGGCGACATTCCCGCGGTCGAGGCTTTCTCGCTCTCGATCCGCGCTGGCGAGGCGGTCGGGCTCGTGGGCGAATCCGGCTGCGGCAAATCCACGGTCGCGCTCGGGATCCTGCGCGATCTCGGCCCGAGTGGCCGCATCACCGGCGGCACGATCCGCTTTCGCGGACGCGACCTCGGCCAGCTTCCGGCCAATGAGCTTCGCCGCATCCGCGGCAACGAAATCGCGATGGTCTACCAGGAGCCGATGGCGAGCCTCAATCCTGCGATGCGGATCGGCCGCCAGCTGATGGAGGTGCCGATGGTGCATGCCGGCGCCTCGCGCGCCGAGGCCAGGGCTTTGGCCGAGGCGATGGTCGCCGATGTCGGCCTGCCCGATCCCGCCCGCATCCTGAATGCCTATCCGCATCAGCTTTCGGGCGGCCAGCAACAGCGGATCGTGATCGCGATGGCGCTGATGTCGCGCCCGGCCCTTCTGATCCTCGACGAACCGACCACCGCGCTCGACGTGACCGTCGAGGCCGCCATCATCGATCTGATACGCGGCCTGGGCCGGAAATACGGCACCGCCCTTCTCTTCATCTCGCACAATCTCGGCCTGATATGCGAGGTCTGCGACCGGATCTGCGTCATGTATTCGGGTGAGGCCGTCGAGCACGGCCCGGTGCGGTCCGTCTTCGAGCGGATGCGTCACCCCTATTCCCAGGCGCTGTTCCGCGCGATCCCGCGGCCCGGCACTGACAAGACCTCAGAGCGGCTCGAGACCATCCCCGGCCGCTTCCTGATGCCGCAGGACCGCCCCCGCGGCTGCAATTTCGCGCCCCGCTGCGCCCATGCCATCCCCGGGCTCTGCGACGCGACCGAAATCTCCATGCGGCCAGTGCCCGACGCCACGGGCCTCCCGGGCGGCCATGAGGCGCGGTGCCTCCGTTTCGAGGAGATCGACTGGCAAAGCCGCGCGAGCGCCCCCGCAAACCCGCCCCAAGGCGAAATCGGGCCGCCGGTTCTGACCGTCACCGATTTGCGGAAATATTACGAAATCTCGTCCGGAGGCCTGTTCGGGCGCCGCCGACCTGCGCTCATCCGTGCCAACGAGAGGCTCAGTTTCGAGGCCCGCACCGCCGAGACGCTTGCCATCGTCGGCGAATCCGGGTGCGGCAAGTCCACCCTCGCCAGGGTGCTGCTCGGGCTTGAGACCGCGACCGGCGGCCAGGTGCGGCTGCACGGTCGGGACCTGCAGAACACCCCCGTACAGAAGCGCGGGGCCCGGACCGTCGCCGATCTGCAGATGGTGTTCCAGAACCCCTTCGACACGCTCAACCCCGCCCAGCGGGTCGGCCACCAGATCCTGCGCGCGCTCGAGGTCTTCGGCATCGGCAAGACCCGCCGTGCCCGCCGCGCGCGGATGTTCGAACTGCTCGAGCTGGTCGGACTGCCGCGCGACTTCGCCGAGCGGCTGCCGCGCCAGCTCTCGGGCGGACAGAAGCAGCGCGTGGGCATTGCCCGCGCCTTTGCCGGCAATGCCCGCATCGTGGTGGCCGACGAGCCGGTCTCGGCGCTCGATGTCAGCGTGCAGGCAGCGGTGGCGGATCTGCTGATGGAAATCCAGCGCAGCCAGCGGACCACCCTGATCTTCATCTCGCATGATCTCTCGATCGTGCGCTATCTCGCCGACCGGGTGATGGTGATGTATCTCGGCCATGTGGTCGAGATCGGCCTCGCCGCGCAGGTCTTCGCGCCCCCCTATCATCCTTATACCGAGGCGCTGCTCTCGGCCGTGCCGGTCGCCGATACGCGCATAGAGAAGACCCGGATCCTGCTGGAGGGAGAGCTGCCCTCGGCGCTGAACCCGCCGCCCGGTTGCCCGTTCCAGACCCGCTGCCGCTGGGCCCACAGGGTCCCGGACGATCTTTGCAAAAGAAATCTGCCGCCCATGGTCGAGCGCGCGGCCGGCCATTCCATCCTCTGCCACCTTCCGCCCGAGACGCTTGACGAGATGGAGCCGGTTTTCCGAACCGCCCCTGAATAG
- a CDS encoding collagen-binding domain-containing protein: MKTEFLLGAALAVSLGGAAPAATLSASEILSQFSIVTAGDLDTNQDNYGRAYVGGDLVASSGKADFANRDMPGSAYPDVIVEGDARGPGAIRIGSGGTTLAVRGDVSVDTVQFGVERTGEVLVGGTLSEGTRQNINNKETPTFDGVRVESGLQGDAGFEALFPTDMVATLNKASEDLSALAATGTATVSGGNTLKIDATSGGLNVYNFDISDFGGAIGQIDFSLGASDTLILNVSGSSILFEDNLLGLQASDGQRIIWNFYEATSVTLDRMVYGTVLAGNAALTNSTAIEGNVFAASAVLRGQVHLQPFAGELPSTDPAPVPLPATLPMLAAGLGLIGAMRRRRT; this comes from the coding sequence ATGAAAACGGAATTCCTGCTTGGGGCCGCGCTGGCGGTCTCTCTTGGCGGGGCTGCGCCCGCGGCGACGCTGTCGGCATCGGAGATCCTCTCGCAATTCTCGATCGTGACGGCCGGCGATCTCGACACCAACCAGGACAATTACGGACGCGCCTATGTCGGCGGCGATCTGGTCGCCTCCTCGGGCAAGGCCGATTTCGCCAATCGCGACATGCCGGGGTCGGCCTATCCCGATGTGATCGTCGAAGGCGATGCGCGCGGGCCGGGCGCCATTCGCATCGGCTCCGGCGGAACCACCCTGGCTGTCCGGGGTGATGTCTCGGTCGATACCGTGCAGTTCGGTGTCGAGCGGACCGGCGAGGTGCTGGTCGGCGGGACGTTGTCGGAGGGCACGAGACAGAACATCAACAACAAGGAAACGCCGACCTTCGACGGAGTCCGGGTCGAAAGCGGGCTTCAGGGCGATGCCGGTTTCGAGGCGCTGTTCCCGACCGATATGGTTGCCACCCTGAACAAGGCCTCGGAGGATCTTTCGGCGCTTGCCGCAACCGGAACTGCCACCGTCAGCGGTGGCAACACGCTGAAGATCGACGCCACCAGCGGCGGGCTCAATGTCTACAATTTCGACATCTCCGATTTCGGCGGCGCCATCGGTCAGATCGATTTCAGCCTCGGCGCGAGCGATACGCTGATCCTGAATGTGTCGGGGTCTTCGATCCTGTTCGAGGACAACCTTCTGGGCCTGCAGGCCAGCGACGGGCAGCGCATCATCTGGAACTTCTACGAGGCGACCTCGGTCACTCTTGATCGGATGGTGTACGGCACGGTGCTGGCCGGCAATGCCGCGCTGACCAATTCGACCGCCATCGAGGGCAATGTCTTCGCGGCTTCGGCCGTGCTGCGCGGTCAGGTTCATCTGCAGCCCTTCGCGGGCGAGCTGCCTTCGACCGACCCGGCGCCGGTTCCGCTTCCGGCCACGCTGCCGATGCTGGCTGCGGGCCTCGGGCTGATCGGAGCGATGCGCCGCCGCCGGACCTGA
- the rpsI gene encoding 30S ribosomal protein S9 has translation MAEEIKSLDELQSVVSGTPAASADENAPREPVRDSFGRAYATGKRKDAVARVWIKPGSGKVTVNGKDINAYFARPVLQMILRQPFTVAGVEDQFDVMATVAGGGLSGQAGAVKHGISKALQLYDPSLRGALKAAGFLTRDSRVVERKKYGRRKARRSFQFSKR, from the coding sequence ATGGCCGAAGAAATCAAATCTCTCGATGAGCTGCAGTCGGTCGTGTCCGGCACGCCTGCCGCTTCGGCTGACGAGAATGCGCCGCGCGAGCCCGTTCGCGATTCGTTTGGCCGCGCCTACGCCACCGGCAAGCGGAAAGACGCGGTTGCCCGTGTCTGGATCAAGCCGGGTTCCGGCAAGGTCACCGTGAACGGCAAGGACATCAACGCCTATTTCGCGCGTCCCGTGCTGCAGATGATCCTGCGCCAGCCCTTCACCGTGGCCGGTGTCGAAGACCAGTTCGACGTGATGGCGACGGTTGCCGGCGGCGGTCTGTCGGGCCAGGCCGGTGCGGTCAAGCATGGCATCTCGAAGGCGCTGCAGCTTTACGATCCGAGCCTGCGCGGCGCGCTCAAGGCGGCCGGCTTCCTGACCCGCGACAGCCGGGTCGTGGAACGGAAGAAATACGGCCGCCGCAAGGCCCGCCGGAGCTTCCAGTTCTCGAAACGCTGA
- the speD gene encoding adenosylmethionine decarboxylase, with translation MTDANLFRLGIGLETGAHAEDHRGHPAADATRDVFDVARDDHFIRREGRIFAGTHLIIEVVDGDGLDDEDRIQKAFRDCVDECGATLLHIHTHKFSPQGVSGVAVLAESHISVHTWPEIGYGAFDVFMCGDAEPWRAVDVLRTAFNAGDIRVKELLRGEDVVAARVAA, from the coding sequence ATGACTGACGCCAACCTCTTCCGACTGGGGATCGGTCTGGAGACAGGCGCCCATGCGGAAGATCACCGCGGCCACCCGGCCGCCGACGCCACTCGCGATGTCTTTGACGTTGCGCGTGACGACCATTTCATACGCCGTGAAGGCCGGATCTTTGCCGGGACCCATCTGATCATCGAGGTCGTCGATGGCGATGGGCTGGATGACGAGGACCGGATTCAGAAGGCGTTCCGCGACTGCGTCGACGAATGCGGCGCGACGCTTCTGCACATCCACACCCACAAGTTCAGCCCCCAGGGCGTGAGCGGCGTGGCGGTGCTGGCAGAAAGCCATATCTCGGTCCACACTTGGCCCGAGATCGGCTATGGCGCCTTCGACGTCTTCATGTGCGGCGATGCCGAACCCTGGCGGGCGGTCGACGTGCTGCGTACGGCTTTCAACGCCGGCGATATCCGCGTCAAGGAGCTGCTCCGCGGCGAGGATGTGGTGGCCGCGCGCGTCGCCGCCTGA